In Bacteroidia bacterium, a single genomic region encodes these proteins:
- a CDS encoding PorT family protein translates to MVKRIILAVIALLFAAPTVQAQFRGGVFFDLGSSWFRYAGTAGRENKGTTGRFSFGGGIRAEYGLGETFSLTAGVGYKTYGANGENYKLLDTVGQPTTSNADKYQYKLGYLIIPVGIKANITELTDGLTLNASVGVQPMILAGGKCDYTGGNIQLTPTTTYTPNAFGWKGLKSSKWAQPFDFGVNMGLGTDFYIEGVGTVQGQLLMNINFIKIEQKSIKEIPSKITDGANGTTTTTPYDYKMGENNTKNFINGNDDKPQNSNMFFGLQIGFLLGSKE, encoded by the coding sequence ATGGTAAAAAGAATCATTTTAGCGGTTATAGCTTTGCTATTTGCCGCACCCACCGTACAAGCTCAATTCAGAGGGGGAGTATTCTTTGACCTTGGTAGTTCCTGGTTCCGTTATGCTGGAACTGCAGGTAGAGAAAACAAAGGTACTACAGGCAGATTCTCCTTTGGGGGAGGTATCCGTGCAGAGTACGGACTAGGCGAAACTTTCTCTCTTACTGCAGGAGTAGGATATAAAACTTACGGCGCTAACGGTGAGAATTACAAGCTTCTTGATACTGTAGGACAGCCTACTACTAGCAATGCCGATAAATACCAATACAAGTTAGGCTACTTGATTATCCCTGTGGGTATTAAAGCTAATATAACTGAACTTACTGACGGCTTAACCTTAAACGCCAGCGTAGGAGTACAACCTATGATTTTAGCAGGCGGCAAATGCGACTACACAGGAGGAAATATCCAACTCACACCTACTACTACTTATACCCCAAATGCTTTTGGCTGGAAAGGACTTAAATCCTCTAAATGGGCACAACCTTTTGATTTTGGTGTAAATATGGGGTTAGGTACTGACTTTTATATTGAAGGTGTAGGTACAGTGCAAGGGCAGCTGCTAATGAATATCAATTTTATCAAAATAGAGCAAAAATCTATTAAAGAAATACCTAGCAAAATAACTGATGGTGCTAATGGGACTACAACTACTACTCCCTACGACTATAAAATGGGTGAAAACAATACGAAAAATTTCATAAATGGTAATGATGATAAACCTCAAAACAGTAATATGTTCTTTGGTTTGCAGATAGGCTTTTTATTGGGCAGCAAAGAGTAA